One Serinicoccus chungangensis genomic window carries:
- the pcrA gene encoding DNA helicase PcrA, whose amino-acid sequence MSGLFDHLPFDDPVPSMSAAAASGHADDHRGGGSVDDRGVPAWAVSGDAPPAAQGAPRGHAGPSVEELLAGLNEPQAEAVRHHGSPLLIVAGAGSGKTRVLTHRIAYLLAERHVHPGQILAITFTNKAAAEMRERVEALVGPRAKAMWVSTFHSACVRILRREAQTAGLRSSFSIYDAADSQRLMGMVIRDLDLDPKRYPARAFLAKVSNAKNELVDEEAFAATVGANSYEAKVSEAYTMYQRRLRAANALDFDDIISTTVHLLRAFPAVREHYRRRFRHVMVDEYQDTNHAQYALVRELVGFAGDIVDGGSRELPPAELCVVGDADQSIYAFRGATIRNIVEFEQDYPQARTILLEQNYRSTSTILTAANAVIARNPRRRDKRLWTDQGEGHRIVGYVADSEHDEASFVARRIDELADERGVRPGDVAVFYRTNAQSRALEEVLVRTGLPYKVVGGTRFYERREIKDALAYLRVIANPADDVNLRRILNTPKRGIGDRAVAAVTALAERERIPFVAALGRAGDAPGIASRSVAAISGFTALLEELGDLAAEDGSGIGRLLEAILDRTGYLAELRASHDPQDETRVENLTELVTVAREFDDNYPEGGLVDFLEQVSLVADADEIPEEGGDGAAGRGEDQGVVTLMTLHTAKGLEFPVVFLTGLEDGTFPHQRSLDDPDELEEERRLAYVGITRAREQLHLSRAGSRAAFGAPQWFPASRFLDEIPEDLVTWERTDADRMSMGGRRSAAEGMGLSWSGGYAGGRAGSTGGRPAAVRLDPRGSAPRRDRTPEQETELAGLAAGDKVSHDSFGMGTVVLVEGTGKHAMAHVDFGEAGLKRLLVRVAPLVKL is encoded by the coding sequence ATGAGCGGCCTCTTCGACCACCTCCCCTTCGACGACCCGGTCCCCTCGATGAGCGCGGCCGCGGCCAGCGGGCACGCGGACGACCACCGGGGCGGCGGGTCCGTCGACGACCGCGGCGTGCCCGCCTGGGCCGTGTCCGGCGATGCGCCGCCGGCCGCGCAGGGCGCCCCCCGGGGCCATGCGGGACCCTCCGTCGAGGAGCTGCTGGCGGGGCTCAACGAGCCCCAGGCGGAGGCGGTGCGCCACCACGGGAGCCCGCTGCTCATCGTGGCGGGGGCGGGCTCGGGCAAGACCCGGGTGCTCACCCACCGCATCGCCTACCTGCTGGCCGAGCGGCACGTCCACCCCGGCCAGATCCTGGCGATCACCTTCACCAACAAGGCCGCGGCCGAGATGCGCGAACGCGTCGAGGCGCTGGTGGGTCCGCGGGCCAAGGCGATGTGGGTCTCCACCTTCCACTCCGCCTGCGTGCGGATCCTGCGCCGGGAGGCCCAGACCGCGGGGCTGCGGAGCTCGTTCTCCATCTACGACGCGGCCGACAGCCAGCGCCTCATGGGGATGGTCATCCGCGACCTCGACCTGGACCCGAAGCGCTACCCGGCCCGGGCCTTCCTGGCCAAGGTCTCGAACGCCAAGAACGAGCTCGTCGACGAGGAGGCGTTCGCGGCCACCGTCGGCGCCAACAGCTACGAGGCCAAGGTGTCCGAGGCCTACACGATGTACCAGCGCCGGCTCCGGGCGGCCAACGCCCTGGACTTCGACGACATCATCTCCACCACCGTCCACCTGCTCCGGGCCTTCCCGGCGGTGCGCGAGCACTACCGTCGACGCTTCCGGCACGTCATGGTCGACGAGTACCAGGACACCAACCACGCCCAGTACGCCCTCGTCCGCGAGCTCGTCGGGTTCGCCGGGGACATCGTCGACGGCGGCAGCCGCGAGCTGCCGCCCGCCGAGCTGTGCGTCGTCGGTGACGCCGACCAGTCGATCTACGCCTTCCGTGGCGCGACCATCCGCAACATCGTCGAGTTCGAGCAGGACTACCCGCAGGCCCGCACCATCCTGCTCGAGCAGAACTACCGCTCGACCAGCACCATCCTCACCGCGGCCAACGCGGTCATCGCCCGCAACCCGCGGCGCCGCGACAAGCGGCTGTGGACCGACCAGGGGGAGGGGCACCGCATCGTCGGCTACGTCGCCGACAGCGAGCACGACGAGGCCTCCTTCGTGGCCCGCCGGATCGACGAGCTCGCCGACGAGCGGGGGGTCCGACCCGGTGACGTCGCGGTGTTCTACCGCACCAACGCCCAGTCCCGGGCCCTGGAGGAGGTGCTGGTCCGCACCGGGCTGCCCTACAAGGTCGTCGGGGGCACCCGCTTCTACGAGCGTCGGGAGATCAAGGACGCCCTGGCCTACCTGCGCGTCATCGCCAACCCCGCCGACGACGTCAACCTCCGGCGCATCCTCAACACCCCCAAGCGGGGCATCGGCGACCGTGCCGTGGCCGCCGTCACGGCGCTGGCCGAGCGCGAGCGCATCCCGTTCGTCGCCGCCCTGGGCCGGGCCGGGGACGCGCCGGGCATCGCCTCGCGCTCGGTCGCCGCGATCTCCGGCTTCACGGCGCTGCTCGAGGAGCTGGGCGACCTGGCGGCCGAGGACGGGTCGGGCATCGGTCGGCTGCTCGAGGCGATCCTGGACCGCACCGGATACCTCGCCGAGCTCCGCGCCAGCCACGACCCCCAGGACGAGACGCGGGTGGAGAACCTCACCGAGCTGGTGACCGTCGCGCGCGAGTTCGACGACAACTACCCGGAGGGAGGTCTCGTCGACTTCCTCGAGCAGGTCTCGCTCGTCGCCGACGCGGACGAGATCCCCGAGGAGGGCGGGGACGGGGCGGCCGGCCGGGGGGAGGACCAGGGCGTCGTCACGCTGATGACGCTGCACACCGCCAAGGGGCTGGAGTTCCCGGTGGTCTTCCTCACCGGGCTGGAGGACGGCACGTTCCCGCACCAGCGCAGCCTCGACGACCCCGACGAGCTCGAGGAGGAGCGGCGCCTGGCCTACGTCGGGATCACCCGGGCGCGGGAGCAGCTGCACCTCTCCCGGGCCGGGAGCCGGGCGGCCTTCGGCGCGCCGCAGTGGTTCCCCGCCTCCCGCTTCCTCGACGAGATCCCCGAGGACCTCGTCACCTGGGAGCGCACCGACGCCGACCGGATGAGCATGGGCGGTCGTCGGTCGGCCGCCGAGGGCATGGGGCTGAGCTGGTCCGGCGGGTATGCCGGGGGGCGCGCAGGGTCGACCGGTGGCCGTCCGGCGGCCGTGCGGCTCGACCCGCGGGGCAGTGCGCCGCGGCGTGACCGCACCCCGGAGCAGGAGACCGAGCTGGCCGGCCTGGCTGCGGGAGACAAGGTCAGCCACGACAGCTTCGGCATGGGCACGGTGGTGCTCGTGGAGGGCACCGGCAAGCACGCGATGGCGCACGTGGACTTCGGCGAGGCCGGTCTCAAGCGGCTCCTGGTGCGCGTGGCTCCGCTGGTCAAGCTCTGA
- a CDS encoding lysylphosphatidylglycerol synthase transmembrane domain-containing protein, translating to MSVEGQEPALRRLTWKDAAGSVLGTTAAVLLIAVGLPYFLDTSWAQIGAQLGRIRPGTAVVMAGLLLGGLFSYTWVLMGSLPGLGHVQALKVNAVSATAANLLPLGGALGVGLMVLMLRTWGFTRRALSSSVAVVGLWNLLARVALPVIGCLVLVAGPIDAPDVVVRGGWVAVAAGTALVLVASLVVLSDRVADVLTALGRPVLARVLPARDGRPPVDQLLTDQRRRVAEVVRTGGVTMTLGMVGQFVLLFGLYWYAARVVGLDLPLAELVCAYTFRQFLTVVAVTPGGLGVTEVGTAGLLVLLGGDPGAASATALLYAIYAHVVIVPFGVAAGAAWWLSPQRTGGTGLAAQEPSSLRT from the coding sequence GTGAGCGTGGAGGGCCAGGAGCCCGCGCTGCGGCGGCTGACCTGGAAGGACGCCGCCGGCTCGGTGCTGGGCACCACGGCGGCCGTGCTGCTCATCGCCGTCGGGCTGCCGTACTTCCTCGACACCTCGTGGGCGCAGATCGGCGCCCAGCTGGGGCGCATCCGCCCGGGCACCGCGGTCGTCATGGCCGGGCTGCTCCTCGGCGGTCTGTTCAGCTACACCTGGGTGCTCATGGGGTCGTTGCCCGGCCTGGGGCACGTGCAGGCGCTCAAGGTCAACGCCGTCTCCGCGACCGCCGCCAACCTGCTGCCCCTCGGCGGGGCGCTCGGGGTAGGCCTCATGGTCCTCATGCTGCGCACCTGGGGCTTCACCCGGAGGGCCCTGTCCTCCAGCGTCGCCGTCGTGGGGCTCTGGAACCTCCTGGCCCGGGTCGCGCTCCCGGTCATCGGGTGCCTGGTCCTCGTCGCCGGACCCATCGACGCCCCCGACGTGGTGGTCCGCGGTGGGTGGGTGGCGGTCGCCGCGGGCACCGCCCTGGTCCTGGTCGCGAGCCTGGTCGTCCTCTCGGACCGGGTGGCGGACGTGCTGACCGCCCTGGGGCGCCCGGTGCTGGCCCGGGTCCTGCCCGCGCGCGACGGACGCCCGCCGGTGGACCAGCTGCTGACCGACCAGCGGCGCCGGGTGGCCGAGGTCGTGCGCACCGGCGGGGTGACGATGACGCTGGGGATGGTCGGCCAGTTCGTGCTGCTCTTCGGGCTCTACTGGTATGCCGCGCGCGTGGTCGGCCTGGACCTGCCGCTGGCCGAGCTGGTCTGCGCCTACACGTTCCGCCAGTTCCTCACCGTCGTGGCGGTCACCCCCGGGGGCCTGGGGGTGACCGAGGTCGGCACGGCAGGGTTGCTCGTGCTCCTCGGGGGCGATCCCGGCGCGGCGTCCGCGACGGCCCTGCTCTACGCCATCTACGCGCACGTGGTCATCGTGCCCTTCGGCGTGGCCGCCGGCGCCGCGTGGTGGCTCTCCCCCCAGCGCACCGGCGGCACCGGACTCGCGGCTCAGGAGCCGAGCAGCCTGCGCACCTGA
- a CDS encoding type 1 glutamine amidotransferase, with amino-acid sequence MSEDRGVAQALPDDVAALADVPADKGEVHVVHLYPREMSIYGDLGNTRCLAARLRWHGYRPVVHDHHPGAPWPGRADIILGGGGQDSGQVRVTEDLARHTDRLRELALDGLPMLMICGMYQLFGEAFITVEGRRLPGLGILDVTTRGNATRMIGPVVLDTDFGSVVGYENHSGSTVLGQGQQPFGRVRHGSGNNGSDGHEGARTANVVGSYLHGPVLPANPALADGLLEVAARRATGGWDPAEVDDTVAERAHQAQVRRLLGS; translated from the coding sequence ATGAGCGAGGACAGGGGAGTGGCGCAGGCCCTGCCGGACGACGTGGCGGCGCTGGCCGACGTGCCCGCCGACAAGGGCGAGGTGCACGTCGTCCACCTCTACCCGCGCGAGATGAGCATCTACGGCGACCTCGGCAACACCCGCTGCCTGGCGGCCCGCCTGCGCTGGCACGGCTACCGCCCGGTCGTGCACGACCACCACCCCGGCGCGCCCTGGCCCGGGCGTGCCGACATCATCCTCGGCGGCGGTGGGCAGGACAGCGGCCAGGTCCGGGTGACCGAGGACCTGGCCCGGCACACGGACCGGCTGCGCGAGCTCGCCCTCGACGGGCTGCCCATGCTCATGATCTGCGGGATGTACCAGCTCTTCGGCGAGGCCTTCATCACCGTGGAGGGCCGGCGTCTCCCCGGCCTGGGCATCCTCGACGTCACCACCCGCGGCAACGCCACCCGGATGATCGGCCCGGTCGTGCTCGACACCGACTTCGGCTCGGTCGTCGGCTACGAGAACCACTCGGGGTCCACCGTGCTGGGGCAGGGCCAGCAGCCCTTCGGCCGGGTGAGGCACGGCAGCGGCAACAACGGGTCCGACGGCCACGAGGGTGCCCGGACCGCCAACGTCGTGGGGTCCTACCTGCACGGCCCGGTCCTGCCCGCCAACCCGGCGCTGGCGGACGGGCTCCTGGAGGTCGCCGCCCGCCGGGCCACCGGCGGGTGGGACCCCGCGGAGGTCGACGACACCGTGGCCGAGCGGGCCCACCAGGCTCAGGTGCGCAGGCTGCTCGGCTCCTGA
- a CDS encoding MurT ligase domain-containing protein, translated as MGVRTSLALAAGKGTRAVSRLRGGGSALPGLVTERLDPAVLRHTLGALPQGVVVVSGTNGKTTTTKMLVALLRAHGLRVFTNPTGSNFTRGVISSLLAEVGLSGRLDADVAVVELDEAHALHFSAQVPPTHALLLNVARDQLDRFAEIDHTARLLTTLAEQTTGGVVLNADDSFVSRISGHVGEGVQVRWFGVDPSIADRLPELQEADVRFEDAQAAREPGPGDGLLLPEEDGRAFTVRFVGDPDADVGPLTLRQRGLAAMINATAATATARHLLGGSFSAPTAARALAAVAPPFGRGEVIDVDGAPLELVLVKNPAGFTVALGTYGTEPVATMVAINDNYADGRDVSWLYDVSFDSLRERGVALTSGVRAWDMALRLRYDGVEVGHVEQDLDLGLDRFLTDHRGRPMRIFCTYTAMMHLRRRLADRFALARFGEDPDA; from the coding sequence ATGGGAGTGAGGACCAGCCTGGCCCTGGCGGCCGGCAAGGGGACGCGTGCCGTGTCCCGGCTCCGGGGCGGGGGGTCGGCGCTGCCCGGCCTCGTCACCGAGCGCCTCGACCCGGCCGTGCTGCGGCATACCCTCGGCGCGCTGCCGCAGGGCGTGGTCGTGGTGAGCGGCACCAACGGCAAGACGACGACCACCAAGATGCTCGTTGCCCTGCTGCGGGCGCACGGCCTGCGCGTCTTCACCAACCCCACCGGCTCCAACTTCACCCGCGGGGTCATCTCCTCCCTCCTGGCCGAGGTCGGCCTCTCCGGCCGCCTCGACGCGGACGTCGCGGTCGTGGAGCTGGACGAGGCGCACGCCCTGCACTTCAGCGCACAGGTGCCGCCGACCCACGCCCTGCTGCTCAACGTCGCGCGGGACCAGCTCGACCGGTTCGCCGAGATCGACCACACCGCGCGTCTGCTGACCACGCTGGCGGAGCAGACGACGGGCGGGGTCGTCCTCAACGCCGACGACTCCTTCGTCTCGAGGATCAGCGGCCACGTCGGCGAGGGGGTCCAGGTGCGGTGGTTCGGGGTGGACCCCAGCATCGCGGACCGGTTGCCCGAGCTGCAGGAGGCCGACGTCCGCTTCGAGGACGCGCAGGCGGCCCGGGAGCCGGGTCCCGGCGACGGGCTGCTGCTGCCGGAGGAGGACGGCCGCGCCTTCACCGTCCGGTTCGTCGGCGACCCGGACGCTGACGTCGGTCCGTTGACGCTGCGCCAGCGCGGCCTCGCCGCGATGATCAACGCCACCGCCGCCACGGCCACCGCCCGCCACCTGCTCGGGGGGTCCTTCTCCGCCCCGACCGCGGCCCGGGCGCTGGCGGCCGTCGCCCCGCCGTTCGGGCGGGGCGAGGTCATCGACGTCGACGGCGCACCCCTCGAGCTCGTCCTGGTCAAGAACCCGGCCGGGTTCACGGTGGCGCTCGGCACCTACGGCACCGAGCCGGTCGCGACGATGGTCGCGATCAACGACAACTACGCCGACGGGCGCGACGTTTCCTGGCTGTACGACGTGTCCTTCGACTCCCTCCGCGAGCGGGGGGTGGCCCTCACCTCGGGGGTCCGGGCGTGGGACATGGCGCTGCGGCTGCGCTACGACGGCGTCGAGGTGGGCCACGTGGAGCAGGACCTCGACCTCGGCCTGGACCGGTTCCTCACCGACCACCGGGGCCGGCCGATGCGCATCTTCTGCACCTACACCGCCATGATGCACCTGCGTCGCCGGCTGGCCGACCGGTTCGCCCTGGCCCGCTTCGGAGAGGACCCCGACGCATGA
- the guaA gene encoding glutamine-hydrolyzing GMP synthase translates to MTSAPSLDARPVLVVDFGAQYAQLIARRVREADCYSEIVPHTMPVEEMLARDPAAIILSGGPASVYADGAPALDPAVVTAGVPVLGICYGFQAMAQALGGTVERTGRREYGQSDATVAGPPSTLFTDQPEQQVVWMSHGDAVTAPPQGCAVTARTSGAPVAAFEDDERRLYGVQWHPEVLHSTYGQQVLRNFLTRGAGITPSWTSENVADQLVEQVRAQIGADRVICGLSGGVDSSVAAALVQRAVGDQLTCVFVDHGLLREGEAEQVETDFVAATGVDLVVVDARQRFLDALAGVTDPETKRKIIGRQFIRVFEQAARDVVRAHQGGSHDAGEHPVRWLVQGTLYPDVVESGGGTGAANIKSHHNVGGLPEDLQFSLVEPLRTLFKDEVRQVGLELGVPEGIVWRQPFPGPGLGIRIIGEVTADRLAILRRADAIAREELTAAGLDREIWQCPVVLLADVRSVGVQGDGRTYGHPVVLRPVSSEDAMTADWTRLPYDVLARISSRVTNEVEEINRVTLDVTSKPPGTIEWE, encoded by the coding sequence GTGACCTCGGCCCCCTCTCTGGACGCCCGCCCGGTACTCGTCGTCGACTTCGGCGCGCAGTACGCCCAGCTCATCGCCCGACGGGTCCGCGAGGCGGACTGCTACAGCGAGATCGTGCCGCACACCATGCCGGTCGAGGAGATGCTCGCCCGGGACCCGGCGGCCATCATCCTCTCGGGCGGGCCCGCGTCGGTGTATGCCGACGGCGCCCCCGCGCTCGACCCCGCGGTGGTGACGGCCGGGGTCCCCGTGCTGGGCATCTGCTACGGGTTCCAGGCCATGGCCCAGGCCCTGGGCGGCACGGTGGAGCGCACCGGGCGCCGGGAGTACGGCCAGAGCGACGCCACCGTCGCCGGCCCTCCGAGCACGTTGTTCACCGACCAGCCCGAGCAGCAGGTCGTCTGGATGTCGCACGGCGACGCCGTGACGGCCCCACCCCAGGGGTGCGCGGTCACCGCACGGACCTCGGGGGCGCCGGTGGCGGCCTTCGAGGACGACGAGCGCCGGCTCTACGGCGTCCAGTGGCACCCCGAGGTCCTGCACTCGACCTACGGCCAGCAGGTCCTGCGCAACTTCCTCACCCGGGGCGCCGGGATCACGCCCTCCTGGACGAGCGAGAACGTCGCCGACCAGCTCGTCGAGCAGGTCCGGGCACAGATCGGGGCGGACCGCGTCATCTGCGGCCTCTCCGGCGGCGTCGACTCCTCGGTCGCCGCCGCCCTGGTCCAGCGGGCCGTGGGGGACCAGCTGACGTGCGTCTTCGTCGACCACGGGCTGCTGCGGGAGGGGGAGGCCGAGCAGGTCGAGACCGACTTCGTCGCCGCGACCGGGGTGGACCTCGTCGTCGTCGACGCCCGCCAGCGCTTCCTCGACGCCCTCGCCGGGGTCACCGACCCCGAGACCAAGCGCAAGATCATCGGCCGGCAGTTCATCCGGGTGTTCGAGCAGGCCGCCCGCGACGTGGTCCGGGCGCACCAGGGCGGCTCCCACGACGCAGGTGAGCACCCCGTGCGCTGGCTGGTGCAGGGCACGCTCTACCCCGACGTCGTCGAGTCCGGCGGCGGCACCGGTGCCGCCAACATCAAGAGCCACCACAACGTCGGCGGCCTGCCGGAGGACCTGCAGTTCTCCCTCGTGGAGCCGCTGCGCACCCTCTTCAAGGACGAGGTGCGCCAGGTCGGGCTGGAGCTGGGGGTGCCGGAGGGCATCGTCTGGCGCCAGCCGTTCCCCGGGCCCGGCCTCGGCATCCGCATCATCGGCGAGGTGACCGCCGACCGGCTCGCGATCCTGCGTCGCGCCGACGCCATCGCCCGGGAGGAGCTCACCGCCGCCGGCCTGGACCGGGAGATCTGGCAGTGCCCCGTGGTCCTGCTCGCGGACGTCCGCTCGGTCGGGGTCCAGGGCGACGGTCGCACCTACGGCCACCCCGTGGTGCTGCGGCCCGTGTCCTCCGAGGACGCCATGACGGCGGACTGGACCCGGCTGCCCTACGACGTGCTGGCGCGCATCTCCTCCCGGGTCACCAACGAGGTCGAGGAGATCAACCGGGTCACCCTGGACGTCACGAGCAAGCCGCCGGGGACGATCGAATGGGAGTGA
- a CDS encoding DUF3817 domain-containing protein, which translates to MTPRAKLLFFRVMAFVVGVGLLLLVLHMVLRYGFGNHALAWWPSPHGWVYMVYLVATALLGFQLRWGLGRMVGVMLAGCVPFLSFYVEHRVARQALAQIEGDEAAGAAAGRVTA; encoded by the coding sequence ATGACCCCCCGCGCCAAGCTGCTGTTCTTCCGCGTGATGGCCTTCGTCGTCGGTGTGGGACTGCTCCTGCTGGTCCTGCACATGGTGCTGCGCTACGGCTTCGGCAACCACGCCCTGGCCTGGTGGCCCTCCCCGCACGGGTGGGTCTACATGGTCTACCTCGTGGCGACCGCGCTGCTGGGCTTCCAGCTGCGCTGGGGCCTGGGCCGGATGGTGGGCGTGATGCTGGCCGGATGCGTGCCCTTCCTGTCCTTCTACGTGGAGCACCGCGTCGCCCGGCAGGCCCTCGCGCAGATCGAGGGTGACGAGGCCGCGGGGGCCGCCGCCGGTAGGGTGACGGCGTGA
- a CDS encoding SURF1 family protein translates to MIRTALRPAWLALLALLLVVVVVFYQLGMWQLGVSSSAASREFAAEQAARPTVPLSEAVRPQTTFPEDGAGRSVLVSGSYLPEEQFLVPRRLLEGEEGYWVVTPVQVADTGALLPVVRGFVTEPAQADRPEQTPVELTGTLAPGEAPGPGGLPEGQRGSIDTAELVNDWDAPIYDAFVFLVEERPDLTAAAVRRVPPPTFGESGVVWRNVGYGLQWFVFAGFAVYMYLRFLHDASRRRPSPPDASPAPSTPAPPVKELRP, encoded by the coding sequence GTGATCCGCACCGCCCTCCGACCGGCCTGGCTGGCGCTGCTCGCGCTGCTCCTGGTCGTCGTGGTGGTCTTCTACCAGCTCGGGATGTGGCAGCTCGGGGTGAGCTCGAGCGCCGCCTCGCGGGAGTTCGCCGCCGAGCAGGCGGCCCGGCCGACGGTGCCCCTGTCGGAGGCCGTGCGCCCCCAGACCACGTTCCCCGAGGACGGGGCGGGACGCTCGGTCCTGGTGTCCGGCAGCTACCTGCCCGAGGAGCAGTTCCTCGTGCCCCGGCGGCTGCTGGAGGGCGAGGAGGGCTACTGGGTCGTGACCCCGGTGCAGGTCGCGGACACCGGGGCGCTGCTGCCGGTCGTGCGGGGGTTCGTCACGGAGCCCGCCCAGGCGGACCGGCCGGAGCAGACCCCCGTCGAGCTCACCGGGACGCTGGCCCCGGGGGAGGCCCCGGGCCCCGGGGGCCTGCCCGAGGGGCAGCGCGGCTCCATCGACACCGCCGAGCTCGTCAACGACTGGGACGCGCCGATCTACGACGCCTTCGTGTTCCTCGTGGAGGAGCGGCCCGACCTCACCGCCGCGGCGGTGCGCCGGGTGCCCCCGCCGACCTTCGGGGAGTCAGGGGTGGTCTGGCGCAACGTCGGCTACGGCCTCCAGTGGTTCGTCTTCGCCGGCTTCGCCGTCTACATGTACCTCCGTTTCCTGCATGACGCGTCCCGCCGGCGGCCGTCGCCGCCCGACGCCTCACCCGCACCCTCGACCCCTGCCCCGCCCGTGAAGGAGCTCCGTCCATGA
- a CDS encoding YncE family protein, which produces MSVSKDPVHVRRRRLAAGALLGAVLLGGWGMAQVFGGDDSSAGQGESVAGPTEATAPQQGSAGGDGSGDGEGDASSEESSAPDEAPEESAEESADAADDPAGGEDDADQVWQREAAAAEHASDTTALEQVDYLTGGLTPKSVMASGHGLMIANNMMYSHTSTVFDSTTREQVQVLDDGVDLAAFGIEGHPGVSQGSPVEAVWTEDGRYAYVSQYTMYGQNFGVEGFDACTRDSGVGASFVYRFDAQEMAWDQVFRVGAVPKYLALSPDQRTLLVSNWCDATLSVVDTEKGEETGTVELAAAPRGLAIMPDNRTVYAVAMYADELYKVDLAEGTAEVVMQTPPRPRHLNLADEGRTLYLTTSGGNAILKIDTATDEVVDEAAPGAEPRSVALSPDEKALYVVNYDEASVSKVRTSDMEVIDTVGVDANPIGIDYDPVTHTVWVACYGGSIYVFDDQDSLL; this is translated from the coding sequence GTGAGCGTCAGCAAGGACCCGGTGCACGTGCGCCGCCGGCGGCTGGCCGCCGGAGCCCTGCTGGGTGCGGTCCTCCTCGGCGGCTGGGGCATGGCCCAGGTGTTCGGCGGCGACGACTCCTCGGCGGGTCAGGGTGAGTCCGTGGCCGGCCCCACGGAGGCCACCGCCCCGCAGCAGGGGTCGGCCGGTGGCGACGGGTCGGGGGACGGCGAGGGGGACGCGTCCTCGGAGGAGTCCTCCGCGCCGGACGAGGCACCCGAGGAGTCGGCCGAGGAGTCGGCCGACGCGGCCGACGACCCGGCAGGGGGCGAGGACGACGCCGACCAGGTGTGGCAGCGGGAGGCCGCAGCGGCCGAGCACGCCAGCGACACCACGGCGCTGGAGCAGGTCGACTACCTCACCGGTGGGCTGACCCCCAAGTCGGTCATGGCGTCCGGGCACGGCCTGATGATCGCCAACAACATGATGTACTCCCACACCTCGACGGTCTTCGACAGCACCACCCGGGAGCAGGTCCAGGTGCTCGACGACGGCGTGGACCTCGCGGCCTTCGGCATCGAGGGCCACCCCGGGGTGTCGCAGGGCTCCCCGGTCGAGGCGGTGTGGACCGAGGACGGCCGCTACGCCTACGTCTCCCAGTACACGATGTACGGCCAGAACTTCGGCGTGGAGGGCTTCGACGCCTGCACCCGGGACAGCGGTGTGGGCGCGTCCTTCGTCTACCGCTTCGACGCCCAGGAGATGGCGTGGGACCAGGTCTTCCGGGTGGGAGCGGTCCCGAAGTACCTCGCGCTGAGCCCCGACCAGCGCACGCTGCTCGTCAGCAACTGGTGCGACGCCACCCTCAGCGTCGTCGACACCGAGAAGGGCGAGGAGACCGGCACCGTCGAGCTGGCCGCCGCGCCGCGCGGGCTGGCGATCATGCCGGACAACCGCACGGTCTACGCCGTGGCGATGTACGCCGACGAGCTCTACAAGGTGGACCTGGCGGAGGGCACCGCCGAGGTGGTCATGCAGACCCCGCCCCGGCCCCGCCACCTCAACCTCGCCGACGAGGGCCGGACCCTCTACCTCACCACGAGCGGCGGCAACGCCATCCTCAAGATCGACACCGCCACCGACGAGGTGGTCGACGAGGCGGCGCCGGGGGCCGAGCCCCGCAGCGTGGCGCTCAGCCCGGACGAGAAGGCGCTCTACGTCGTCAACTACGACGAGGCGAGCGTCTCCAAGGTCCGGACCTCCGACATGGAGGTCATCGACACGGTCGGCGTGGACGCCAACCCGATCGGCATCGACTACGACCCGGTCACCCACACCGTCTGGGTGGCCTGCTACGGCGGGTCGATCTACGTCTTCGACGACCAGGACAGCCTGCTCTGA